In Dryobates pubescens isolate bDryPub1 chromosome 28, bDryPub1.pri, whole genome shotgun sequence, a single window of DNA contains:
- the LOC128898628 gene encoding olfactory receptor 14A16-like, which yields MSNSSSITHFLLLPFTGTRQLQLLHFWLFLAIYLAALLGNGLIITTIAWDHHLHTPMYFFLMNLALLDLGAISTTVPTSMANALWDMRDISYAGCAAQVFLFVFFLGAECALLTIMSYDRYVAICRPLHYETFLGSRVCVHLAAAAWASGALNALLHTANTFSLPFCQGNALDQFFCEIPQILKLSCSTSYLREAWLLVLSVCLVFVCFVFMVVSYVQIFRAVLRIPSQQGRHKAFATCLPHLAVVSLFLSTSFFAYLKPSSISSPPLDLVVAVLYSVVPPAVNPFIYSLRNQELKAALSKLITG from the coding sequence atgtccaacagcagctccatcacccacttcctcctcctgccattcacaggcacaaggcagctgcagctcctgcacttctggctcttcctggccatctacctggctgccctgttgGGCAacggcctcatcatcaccaccatagcctgggaccaccacctccacacccccatgtacttcttcctcatgAACCTCGCCCTCCTagacctgggtgccatctccaccactgtccccACATCCATGGCTAATGCGCTCTGGGACAtgagggacatctcctatgcaggatgtgctgctcaggtctTTCTGTTTGTCTTCTTCCTTGGAGCAGAGTGTGCCCTGCTCACAatcatgtcctacgatcgctacgttgccatctgcagacccctgcactatgagaccttcctgggcagcagagtttgtgtccacctggcagcagctgcctgggcctctGGGGCTctcaatgctctgctgcacacagccaatacattttccctgcccttctgccagggcaatgctctggaccagttcttctgtgaaatcccccagatcctcaagctctcctgctccacatcctacctcagggaagcGTGGCTTCTTGTGCTCAGTGTCTGTTTagtctttgtctgttttgtgttcatggtggtgtcctatgtgcagatcttcagggcagtgctgaggatcccctctcagcagggacgccacaaagcctttgccacgtgcctgcctcacctggctgtggtctccctgtttctcagcaCTTCCTTCTTTGCCTATTTGAAGCCctcttccatctcctccccacccctggatCTTGTGGTggcagttctgtactcagtggtgcctccagcagtgaaccctttcatctacagcctgaggaaccaggagctcaaggctgctctgagcaagctgatcacTGGATAG